AGACTGACTGTCGTCAGGAAAGGCCGTTGCGCGAGTCCGGGACCTTTGTGCTGGTCAGGTCAGTGTACAAGCCAGACGAGGAGGATGAATCCTCCTGGCTGACGCTGTATCAACTGTACATGCATATGGCCCCCCCTTTCAGAATACCCGCAACGCCCGCTATACCGGGTCACGCAGAAAGGCCACGGTGTGCGGATTCGTCGCCATTCCCGCCATGATCACAGTCGCGAGATTGTTCCGGATGTACTGGCAAATAAACAGGGTCATGCCAGAACACTGAAGCAGGGTGAAATACTGGCCGTACTGCAGCAAAAATCGTTTCTGCTGGAACGTCAGCCTGAGCCGTTTGCACTGGTGCAGCGCCTTGAAGCGGGAAAACCTTCGGGAACACTTTTCTGGGTCGCGATGCGCCCGGAATATCTGGAGCCTGACGGGGAATGTTACATATGTCTGCCTGACTGGATGCACAATGCGCTGAATCACGGCGTGTTTGATGATGTGGTGGTGCCGACCGTTCCGCTGAAAGTGACGGTGAAGGCAGGCGAACCGGTCGGATTCCTCGGTGCTGAGGATCTGGCAGATGAAGATAATTACCCGCAGGTTATTACCACGGAATACAAAACTCATATCGAGTTGCTGAGTCTTGATGAGCATATCTCTGATTTTGTGGCCAACGTGAAAGGCATCAAAACGGGCAAACAGTATATCAAGCTGAAGCTGAAACGGCCGCTGTTCCTACGAAATGGTGAGGGTGAAGACAGCACTTTTGAACAGATGAGCGCCATTACTCGTGCTGATGCCGGAAGAATCATCCCGCGCGATGCCACGTATCCGTTTACGGATAAAACCGGGGTAACGTACTTTCAGATCCGCCCACACAGCTGGATGCACCAGGATGATGTGGAGCAACTTAGTCAGCATGATTTAACGGCGTTAAACTTTCACTGTATTGAAGCGGAGCCCACCACAGATTTTACCCGCACGCTGGACGAAAGCTGGTTAATCAATGCTCTGAAAAGCTTCAACTCTCACTTTGATGGGGAGAAAGGGCCGCAAAGCTCACAGGCGAAAATGTTTTATGACAGCCTGATCCGCAGTGCTGAAAATCGGGATTTGAGTGGACGTTATACGGATAAATTACAGGATGCGCAGCTGTTTGGCGCACTGCATACCAACCAGATGAGCATTCCGGAATATGCGCGGCGTCTGATAGTGAAGCACGACAGCTATTGGCATAGTACCCGCGATGATACACGCTGGTCATCGGTCTTCAAGGACAGAGAAGAAAGTCCGATTGTTAAGAAGGTCAACGGGGGGATTTCTGGACGCTACACGCTGGATGGATAAAGTCCCGCCATTCGCCAGTCAGCGATCGGTATGGCATTTTCACCCACTTGAGTTTTTAGAGATGCTAAGAAATGCAGGCTTTCCTAAAACTCCAATCAATGGAGAGTTAACGTCTATTGAGTTTATTAATTTTTATAATGGAGATGAAATTGAAGAGTCTGATTATGAAGAGGCAGCAAAAAATCTAAATTGTGAAGTTGCAGCAATTAAGGCTGTAGCAAAAACTGAAACTGGTTCTTATGGCTCCTATTTTAAATTTCAGGAAGATGATGATTATGTACCTGCAATCTTATTTGAAAGGCATCATTTTCATAAATATACGGGTGGGAAATATGACCAATATGAAGATATATCAAACGCAGTTGCGGGTGGATATGGAGAAACATCAATACAATATAGAAAGTTAGTAAAGGCATATGGACTCGATAAAAAAGCAGCCTTAAAATCAGCATCATGGGGTAAATTCCAGATTCTGGCGTCAAACTATGCAGCAGCTGGTTATGCCAGTCCTGAGGATTTCGTCCTGGCCTTAAGTCAATCTGAGAAAAATCAACTAAAAGCATTTGTTCACTTTATTGAGGCTGATAATGTTCTGCTGCGATCGATTCGAAACAAGGATTGGCTTTCATTCGCCAAAAGGTACAATGGTCCGAGGCAGAAGGGATATGATTTAAAAATGGAGAAAAACTACAATGCGTCATTATAATCTTATGGCATTAATTGCAATGTTTCTGTGCGGCTCATCATTTGCGCATGATGTATATTTTTCATGTGACACAGTAAAAGGAAATATAAAATTAGATGAAGATAGAGGTGTGTTGCATTATTCATTAATTAAAGATGGTAAAAAAAAATTTGACTATGAGTCAAAAGGTGATGATTTTTCGGGATTTAAATACAATCATTACTCACGATTTCAAACTGATTACTTCAATGTGTCATTCATAAACTCGGAGTATAAATACACGATATTTAGTAACTATGAAGATGGGAATGAAAGCCGTGGAGTCATTGTTACGAGTCTGAATAGCAAAAAGGAATCAGTTTATGATTGTAAGCCCGTTGGGATTGATCGCCTGAGTGATTTGTCAGCAAAACTGACCTGTGATAAGGACTCATCACTTGGTTGTGAGTAGATTCCCTTTTAGATACGCATAATATAATTAGTGACATATTAGACAGGCAGCAGTGTTGAACACTGCTGCGGCCATCCACTGCTGCCAACGCTCAACTGTTTTTCTGGCATCTATCGCGTTGCGTTCAGGGCGGTCAAGTTTGGCGACAATCATTACATCACTATTTTCCAGGCGGCACCCCATGAAAGCCGCTTAACGCACCTCAAACACCACCGCCGTCCAGTTGACTCGGGTACAGGGCGGAAACTCGGGGCAGGGGTCGATATGGGTACAGGCTCCCGACCAGATAAAGGTGTCTTCATCAATCCGGTACCAGTGCGGATTGCCCTGCACCGCATCACCCACCACCGTCGCCTGCACGCTGATACGGCTCCCCTCAGGCAACTCGCGGGCCACAGGCGCAAACACGGACGGACTCTCTTTACGCGTATAGACACCCATCAGGGTCTTCACACTGGCGGAAACGGGAAGTTCGACGAACGGGCTCATGACAGGCCTCATAACAGTGCACTCTTTGTGATTAACGATATAAGTCGCTCTCTATCTCGCGATCACGATAAAGCGTGAAACTGTCAGGCTGTGTCATGCGAAAGGCTGAATGCGGCAGATTTCATCCCCGCTTGACCCACGACAAGGCAGCCTGGCCCGGCCTCTTTCTATAATCAGGCCCGTTTGTCTTTTCACTGGTGCTAACCATGGCGTATCAACTCAACCTGAACTGGCCGGAATTTTTAGAAAAATACTGGCAAAAGAAACCTGTCGTTTTAAAGAACGCCCTGCCCAATTTTATCGATCCTATCAGCCCGGATGAGCTGGCAGGGCTGGCGATGGAGCCGGAAGTGGACAGCCGCCTGGTCAGCCATAAAGAGGGTAAATGGCAGGCCAGCAACGGTCCGTTCGAGCACTTCGACGGCCTGGGCGAAACCGGCTGGTCGCTGCTGGCCCAGGCGGTCAACCACTGGCACGCACCGGCTGCCGAGCTGGTACGCCCGTTCCGCGTGCTGCCGGACTGGCGTCTGGACGATCTGATGATCTCCTTCTCCGTCCCGGGCGGCGGCGTTGGCCCGCATATCGACCAGTACGATGTGTTTATCATTCAGGGGATGGGCAGCCGTCGCTGGCGCGTGGGGGACAAGCTGCCGATGCGTCAGTTCTGTCCGCATCCGGCGCTGCTGCATGTCGATCCCTTTGAGCCGATCATCGACGAAGATCTGGCCCCGGGCGATATCCTGTACATCCCGCCGGGATTCCCGCACGACGGCTTCACCCACGAGACGGCGCTTAACTACTCGGTGGGCTTCCGCGGGCCAAACGGCCGGGATCTGATCAGCAGCTTTGCCGATTACGCCCTGGAGAACGATCTGGGTGGGGAGCACTACAGCGATCCGGATCTGACCTGCCGTGAACATCCGGGCCGTGTTGAGGAGTACGAACTCGAACGCCTGCGTAAGATGATGATCGAGATGATTAGCCAGCCGGACGATTTTAAGCAGTGGTTTGGCAGCTTTATCTCCACCCCGCGTCACGAGCTGGATATTGCGCCTGCCGAGCCGGAGTACACGCCGGAAGAGGTGCTCGACGCGCTGCAGGGCGGCGAAACCCTGACTCGCCTGAGCGGGCTGCGGGTGCTGAACATCGGCGGCAGCTTCTTTATCAACAGCGAACAGCTGGAGACGGTGGACGCGACGGCGGCGGATGCGCTGTGCCGCTACACCGAGCTGGGCCAGGCGGAGCTGGGCGCTGCCCTGCAAAACCCGGCGTTTGTGGAAGAGCTGACCGGGCTGATTAACCAGGGATATTGGTTCTTCGACGAGTAATCGCACAGGCGGCGCGGGGCACAAGCCCCACGCCGCCATCTTTACGCCGCGAGGATATGACAGGCTTTCCAGTAATCAAGAAGGCGCTCGTCATCGCTTTCGCGCTCGGCTTTACTTTTCATGGCCCGTGCCAGATTTTCTCTCGACACCTCCTGGCCTTTTTGCACAACATCTAAAACCGCTTCACCAAGAGCCAGGGATATTTCGGTACGATTGGCTTCTACCATATATGCCTCCATGTTGAGTGCGTGATGGTAATTATGCGGCATAATAACGGGCCTGGAATATTTATCAGTTCATTCTTATATATTTAAACCCTCTAACGCGCAGCGGGAATAATGTTTCGAAATGCTAATGGGACGGAAAATAGCGTAATTATGGTCTACAGTTAGTTTCGTGTCACAACCCGTAGAAACCTGTTGAGGAGAATTAATTATGGTAAACAAGAGTGAAATCAAGGAACATACTCCGGTTGTTGCAAGCTGCGGTCACCATGTCGGCACGGTTGACCATCTTGATGGCGAACGTATTAAGCTGGCAAAAAACGACTCTGAGTCCGGCGGTAAACACCATTATATCCCGCTGGAATGGGTCGATAAAATTGAAGGCAATAAAGTGGTGCTGAATAAGAATCACGAAGAGACTTTCGCCAGCTGGCAAGAAGCTTGATTAACAGCAGTGCCTTAAAATAATATTTAAACGCTGGCGTCATGCCAGCGTTTAAATATGTATTAAGCGAGGCGGAATATACCTGCATTGCCGCCGCGTTAAAGGAGTGATACTGTTTTATTTTTGATAGCTTCCTCCAGGCGCAGGCATGTCCAACACAACGCTCAATAATCCGACCGCTGCAACGAAAAAAACCTTTTCCGTGGCAGACTTTAAGGTATTTGGCGAGCGCTACGGTATCGACTACCGCTTCCCGCTGCTGACGGATACCTGTGCCAGCACCAGCCCCGTTTTGCACGGCGATGTCGAAGAGATGATCCTCCCGTCCGGCATCTCCTTAACCCATTCCGACGTGCGCGTTCTGCAACCCTATGAAACCACCTCCCGCCACAGCAGCCCGCTGTATGTGCTGGTGGTGCTGGAAGGCTGTGTGACCCTGACCCTCAGCGGTGAGGTATACGCGGTGCACCCCGGCATGGCTTTTAGCGCCAGGCTCAGCGAACAGCAGGCGATGTCTGCCCGTCATGATGCCAATATCGCCCTCAAAACCCTCTCTTTTGGCGTTTACCCCGACGATGCCCGTCGCGAAAGCCTGCTCGCCTCTCTGCTGGAGCAGTGGGAGAAGCTCAACGCCCCCACCTTTGTCTGGCAGGTGCCGGATTTTGTGCTGGCCGGCATTCAGCATGCCCGGCAGCGCGAGCGCAGCAGCCTGTCGCGCCAGCTGCTGCTGGAAGGGGTAATGTATCAGCTCCTGGGCCACGGCCTGCACCTGCGGGAGCAGCAGGGCACGGCGCTGCCGGGCACCTCCGGCGGCGAGCACGCCCGGCTGGAGCAGATCCGTCATCTGCTGGCACAGGCCCCCGAGCAGGACTACACCCTCGCCCAACTGGCGGCCCGGGCGGCGATGAGCCCCAGCAGCCTGCGGAGTAAGTTCCGCCAGGCCTACGGCTGCACCGTCTTCGACTATCTGCGCGACTGCCGTCTGGCTCAGGCGCGGCGCTATCTGCTGGAAGGCCACAGCGTGCAGCAGGCGGCGTGGATGTCGGGCTATCAGCACGCTACCAACTTTGCCACCGCGTTTCGTCGCCGCTACGGCGTCTGCCCTGGCGCGGTGCGCAGCGACCGTTAATCCGCTTTTCCCCGATCGCCAACGCCGTTTGTGCGGTTTGGCATTGCGCATACGCACTCTGGCGGCGCGCATAGCTATCTTCGAAATGAAAAAGGTAATAATTCTTATTAACAATTAGAAATGCCTTTGGAGATTTTCATGTTCGCTAAAACGCGGCTGGCACTGCTGGTGGGATGGGTTACCGGGAGCGTCGCGCTCCCCCCTGATGGCGCAGGAGACGCCGAAAACCGAAACCGTGGTGGTCACCTCACAGATGCAGAGCGGGGCCACCAAGCTGGCGACCCCGGATATCGAGACCCCGCAGGCGGTGTCGATCGTGACCCGCGAGCAGTTTGAAGAGCAGGGTGCCACCAGCGTGCGTCAGGCGGTGAGCTACACCCCGGGCGTCTACAGCAACCAGATCGGCGCCTCGAACCGCTTCGACTACATCGTGCTGCGCGGCTTCTCCGACGGTAGCCTGGACAACGTCTACCTCGACGGCCTGAAGATGATGGGCGACACCAACTCCCACAGCTCGCTGGTGGTTGATCCCTGGTTCCTGGAAAATATCGAAGTGGTGCGCGGCCCGGCCTCGGTGCTGTACGGTCGTTCCTCACCGGGCGGGATCGTAGCGCTCACCTCGCGCAAACCTTCGTTCGATCCGGGCGGCGAGATCAAGCTGTTCGCCGGGAATAACGATCAGCGTGGAGCGATGTTTGACGTCACCGGCGCGCTGGATGATAACGACCGCGTGGCGGCGCGCCTGAGCGGCATGACCCGCTACGCCGACTCCCAGTTCGATCCGCTGAAGGAGGAGCGTTACGCCCTGATGCCGAGCCTGACCTGGCGCATCACCGATAACACCCGCCTCGATCTGATGGCCTATCTGCACCGCGACCCTGAGGGCGGCAGCCACTCCGGTCTGCCGTACGACGGCACCGTGGTTCCGCACGATGGCAAGATGATCTCCAACACCTTCTTCGAAGGCGAGGACGATTACGACAAGTACGATCGCCGCGAGAACATGGTCGGCTACAACATCGAGCATATGTTTGACAGCGGCTGGTCGGTGCGCCAGAAGCTGCGCTATCTGCATACCAAAGTGGAGCTGAATCAGGTCTATGCCGCCGGCTGGCTGAACGAAACCGAGCTTAACCGCGGCTACTCCGGCTCGGACGAGAAGATGGATGCCATCACCCTCGATAACCAGATCGACGGCAGCTTCGATACCTGGGCGGTGAACCACCGGGTGCTGATTGGCCTCGATTATCAGGATCGCAGCAACAATACCACCGGCTACTACGGCGGCTTCCCGCCGATCGACGCTTTCCACCCGGTGTACGGCGCGAAGCCGGACTACATCACCATGTACAGCCAGGAGAAGCACAAGCTGCGCCAGACCGGATACTACCTGCAGGATCAGCTCTCGCTGGACCGCTGGCGTCTGACCCTGGGCGGGCGCTACGATCAGGTGAGCGTCTCGAATATCGACAAGCTCAACGATACCCGCAGCGATCTGGACAAAAACAACTTCAGCAGCCGTGCGGCGCTGCTGTACCTGTTTGATAACGGCATCGCGCCGTACATCAGCTACTCCACCGCCTTTACGCCGACCAGCTTTGCCGATGCCAACGGCGATCTGCTGGATCCGATGGAAGGCAAGCAGTGGGAAGCGGGCGTGAAGTTTGAGCCGGAAGGGATGAACAGCCAGTTCAGCGCCTCGGTGTTCCGCATCAACCAGAAAAATATCGCCACCAAAGAGGAGCCGACCGATCCGTACCGCTCTATCGGTGAAATCGAATCCGAAGGGGTGGAGCTGGAAGCGGTAGGGCAGCTGACCGACAGCCTGCGTCTGCAGGCGGCCTATACCTATACCGACATCCGCTACAAGAAGAGCAGCCCGGAGGAAGAGGGCAAGCGGGCGGTCTATGCGCCACGTAATATGGCCAGCGGCTGGCTCAGCTATGACGTTAAAACCGGGCCGCTCGATGGCCTGACGGTGGGATCCGGCGTGCGTTACGTCAACGGCGTGACCAGCGATCGCATGAACACCCACACGCTGCCATCGTATACGCTGGTGGATCTGGCAGTAGGCTATGATCTGTCGAAGGTCGGGCTGACCGGCGTGAGCGCCCAGCTGAACGTCAACAACCTGACGGACGAAAGCTACGTGGCGGCCTGTAACTCGCTCTCATACTGCTACTTTGGTGCCGAGCGCAGTATCGTCGGCAGCGTGTCGTGGAAGTTCTGATGTAAGTGTTTTCTCCCTCTCCCTCTGGGAGAGGGTCGGGGTGAGGGCATCAGGCCGCACCATCGTCAACATCGCCCGGTGGCGCTACGCTTACCGGGCCTACGGTTTTCTCCCTCTCCCTGTGGGAGAGGGTCGGGGTGAGGGCATCAGGCCGCACCATCGCAACATCGCCCGGTGGCGCTACGCTTACCGGGCCTACGGTTTTCTCCCCTCTCCCTGTGGGAGAGGGTCGGGGTGAGGGCATCAGGCCGCACCATCGTCAACATCGCCCGGTGGCGCTACGCTTACCGGGCCTACGGTTTTCTCCCTCTCCCTGTAGGAGAGGGCCGGGGTGAGGGCATCAGGCCGCACCATCGTCAACATCGCCCGGTGGCGCTACGCTTACCGGGCCTACGGTTTTCTCCCTCTCCCTGTGGGAGAGGGCCTGGGTGAGGGCATCAGGCCGCACCATGCCGCACTACGCCTCCATCGCAATATGAATCGCCTCGCCCATCTTCTTCAACGCCTCGCGGTTCTTCTCGTTCGGCGGTAACGCCACGTTGATCCGCAGGCAGTTGCGATACTTCCCCGATGCTGAAAACAACGATCCCGCCGCGGCCTGGATCTTCAGGCGGCTCAGCTGCTTGCTGACGCACACCATATCCACCTGTTCCGGCAGCTCCACCCACAGCAGGAAACTGCCCTGCGGGCGCGTGACGCAAATCTCTGCCGGGAAATACTGCCGCACCCAGCAGGTGTAGCGCTCCATATTCTGCTGATAAATCTGGCGCATGCGGCGCACGTGGCGATGGTAGTGCCCGTCGCGGATAAAGGCCGCCACCGCCATCTGGGTGCCCGGCACGTTAAACCCGCCCGCGGCATATTTCATGTGCATCACCCGGTCGTAATACCGTCCCGGCACAATCCAGCCGACGCGCAGCCCGGGGGCCACGGTTTTGGTAAAGGAGCTGCACAGCAGCACACGGCCGTCGATATCAAAGGAGTGGATGGTGCGCGGGCGCGGGTACTCCGCCGCCAGCTCGCCGTAAATATCATCCTCCACGATGACGATATCGTGGCGCTGGGCCAGGGCCAGCACCTGACGTTTGCGCGCCTCCGGCATGATAAATCCGAGCGGGTTATTGCAGTTGGGCACCAGGATCACCGCTTTGATCGGCCACTGCTCCAGGGCCAGCTCAAGCGCTTCAATGCTGATCCCGGTTTCCGGATCGGTGGGGATCTCGATCGCCTTGATGTTAAATCCGCGCAGCATCTGCATGGTGCCGTGGAAAGACGGCGACTCCACCGCCACGATATCTCCCGGCTGGCACACCGACAGCAGCGCCAGCGACAGCGCCCCATGACAGCCGTTGGTGATCACAATCTCGTTCGCCGCCACCGTCGAGCCGCCGTCCAGCAGCAGGCGGGCGATCTGCTCGCGCAGCTCCTGCCTGCCTTCCAGCACGTCATAGCTCAGCATCTCACCGGGGTGGTGCTGGGCAATGCGGCTCATCTCGCGCCACAGCGGCTTCAGGCTTGGCTGGTTCAGATCCGGCGAGCCGCCGCCAAAGGAGATCATCTCCTTATCGGCGCGGGCATCGAGAAGCATCATCACCTCATCCCACTGGGTCACCTCTACCGGCCGCTGCACCGGGCGGGTCATCGCTGGCACAGGCGGCTGCGCTTTGCGCGAGGAGACGAAGTAGCCGGAGCGCGGCTGGGGGGTGATCAGCTGTAAGTTTTCGAGGATCTGATAGGCCTGCTGTATGGTGCTGATGCTGACGCCGTGCTCCTGGCTCAGCGCGCGCACCGAGGGTAAACGCTCCCCGCTGCGATACAGCCCTTGTTCAATGCGTTGTGCCAGGAGATTGGCCAGATGTTGGTAGCGCGTCATGCTGTATCCTCGGTTGTCACCATACAGATCTAAAAACCAGTACAGATTGCCGCGTAAAACGGCATTCAGATACTGTTTTAGCGGATCTGTATGTTAAACAAAAGTTGTTTTTGAATCTGTATTGCAGGTCCCGATTTCCGTGATGATAACCCCACTGACACGATGAGGAGCGCATCATGGAATTTTACGAAAACCGGGCCAAACGGCCCTTTGCGGTGTTTATCTGGATGGGGCGGGCAGTGAAAAAGTGGTATCGCATTAACCGCACGCGCCGCATTCTGAGCCAGATGAGCGATGAGCAGCTCAAGGATGTCGGGTTGTCACGGTTTGATGTGTAGAGGATTGCCCGGTGGCGCTACGCTTACCGGGCCTACAGGGGCACGAATCGTAGGCCGGGTAAGGCGCAGCCGCCACCCGGCATAATGGCCTCACTCTACGGTGGATTTCCCGGTGTTCTCCGCAATGCGGCGCAGATATTCGTTATTTTTAAACGCCACCATGATCAATTCGAACATCACGCGGGTGCCGATCAGGCTGAACAGCATGCCGAAGAAGCCGGCAATAAGATGCTCGGTAAACATCGAGTAGATCCCGCCGATCAGGATAAACAGCATGGCGATCCAGTAGAAGAAGACCAGCACGCGCGGCGTTAACAGATAGTCGAATCCCAGTAGTGATTTCATTTTTCTTGTCCTTAGAAGTGTCATTTTGCGCGTTGATTATAAATGTAGTCAGGGTAATTCATACCTTTATCACTATCTGAAAACAGCCTTTTATGATGCAAAATCAGGGGGTTGCTATTTAAGAAGATTGCAGGTCTGGATCTTCGGCCGCGTCAGCAGCGCAACGGCCTCGTCGTAGCTGCGCACGTTGTTATACCCCATCACCAGCCCGTAGCGTTTGACCGACCCGCTGTACCACGCCGACAGGGCATTGACCTGCAGCTGCTGCTGTTGCCAGCAGTGGGCGATCTCCTGGTCGCAGCTGCCGTTGGTTAAAAAGGCCACGATATGCATCCCGCCGTCGTTCTGCTCGGTGAAGAACCGATCCCCGTAGACCTCGTGCAGGGCGGCAATCATCCAGTCGCGCCGCTGCTGATAGAGGGCGCGCATCTTTTTCAGATGGCGGAAGAAGTGGCCATCGTTGAGAAAGGCGGCGAGGATCTTCTGCGTCAGCACCGGCTGGCCGCTGGCGAGCAGATCGGCGCAGTCGTTAAAGGCCGACACCGTGCTGGCGGGCATCACCACGTAGCCGAGGCGCAGGGACGGCATCACGGTTTTGCTGAAGGTGCCCATGTAGATCACCCGATCCTGACGATCGAGGCTTTTCAACGACGGCAGCACCTTGCGGGTGTAGTGAAACTCGCCGTCATAGTCGTCCTCGATGATCCACGCCTCGTTCTGCCCGGCCCAGTCGAGCAGCTGCTGTCTGCGCGGCAGCGACAGCGTGACCGCCAGCGGGCTCTGGTGCGACGGAGTCACGATGGCAAACCGGGCGTCGGCGTGGTGGCGCAGCAGGTAATCGGTGTCGATGCCGGAACGATCCACCGGCACGGTGTGCAGGCGCGGTACGATCCGCCGGAGCAGCTGCTGGCCCATAAAATAGCCCGGATCTTCAAACACCACCTTGTCGTTGCGGCTGGCGAGGGTGTCGAGGATCAGCCGCAGGCTGCCGCTGTAGCCGCTGGTGATCAGCACCTGCTCCGGCGTGCAGGACAAGCCGCGCGAGATGTTGAGGTAGCTGGCGATCGCCTGGCGCAGGGGCCCCCAGCCCATCACCGGCGGGTTGAGCATCTCCTCCTGACGCATGGCGCGTACCGCCTGGCCCGCCAGCAGCAGCCATTTCTTATACGGGAAACTGTCCAGCGCCGGGACGCCGGGGCGCAAAAAGCCTGCCCGTTCCCGCTGGCTGACCAGCGATTCCGGCAGCTGGCCCGTCAGCGGGTCATCGGGCGGCGGAGGCGTAACGGGGAGAGTTAAATCCGGGTTGACCCGCGTGCCGCGCGCGCCCTGGCTCACCAGATAGCCTTCGCCGATGAGAATGGCGTAGGCGGTTTCGACGGTTTTACGCGCCACCTTCAGCTCTTCCGCCAGCACGCGAATGGCAGGCACCTTATCGCCAGGCTTGAGGATGCCGCGGGTGATGTTGTCCCGATAGCGGGTGTAGATGTCGTGATAGCCCGGCTTCATGTCCTACCTCATTTCGCGCTTTTTGTATCTTTTTACTATGTCATGAACGGCGTAGATTTGCCCTATCGCATTTCATATGCCGCACATCAAGAGGAAAGACAATGAGCACTCGCGTTAACCACCATAAAGCCACACCTGCCCTCGCTAAAGCGCTGTCCGACCTGAGCATGGCGGTGAGCCAGACCTCCATCGACCCGGCGCTGAAGCACCTGATCGACATCCGCGTCTCCCAGCTCAACGGCTGTACCTTCTGTCTGGATATGCACTCGAAAGAGGCAAAAATCGCCGGGGAGCGCGAGCTGCGCCTGTATCATCTGACCGCATGGCGCGAGTCACCGCTGTTCAGCGCCCGTGAAAAAGCGGCGCTGGCCTTCACCGAAGCGCTGACCCAGATCGGCCCGCACGGCGTCAGCGACGTGCTGTACCGCAGCGTGGCGGAACACTATTCGGAGATTGAGATTTCCGAGCTGAACTTTGCGATCGTGGCGATTAACGCCTGGAACCGTTTAGGGATCACCTC
This Leclercia sp. S52 DNA region includes the following protein-coding sequences:
- a CDS encoding N-acetylmuramidase family protein, yielding MDKVPPFASQRSVWHFHPLEFLEMLRNAGFPKTPINGELTSIEFINFYNGDEIEESDYEEAAKNLNCEVAAIKAVAKTETGSYGSYFKFQEDDDYVPAILFERHHFHKYTGGKYDQYEDISNAVAGGYGETSIQYRKLVKAYGLDKKAALKSASWGKFQILASNYAAAGYASPEDFVLALSQSEKNQLKAFVHFIEADNVLLRSIRNKDWLSFAKRYNGPRQKGYDLKMEKNYNASL
- a CDS encoding PLP-dependent aminotransferase family protein, giving the protein MTRYQHLANLLAQRIEQGLYRSGERLPSVRALSQEHGVSISTIQQAYQILENLQLITPQPRSGYFVSSRKAQPPVPAMTRPVQRPVEVTQWDEVMMLLDARADKEMISFGGGSPDLNQPSLKPLWREMSRIAQHHPGEMLSYDVLEGRQELREQIARLLLDGGSTVAANEIVITNGCHGALSLALLSVCQPGDIVAVESPSFHGTMQMLRGFNIKAIEIPTDPETGISIEALELALEQWPIKAVILVPNCNNPLGFIMPEARKRQVLALAQRHDIVIVEDDIYGELAAEYPRPRTIHSFDIDGRVLLCSSFTKTVAPGLRVGWIVPGRYYDRVMHMKYAAGGFNVPGTQMAVAAFIRDGHYHRHVRRMRQIYQQNMERYTCWVRQYFPAEICVTRPQGSFLLWVELPEQVDMVCVSKQLSRLKIQAAAGSLFSASGKYRNCLRINVALPPNEKNREALKKMGEAIHIAMEA
- a CDS encoding DUF2767 domain-containing protein; this translates as MVEANRTEISLALGEAVLDVVQKGQEVSRENLARAMKSKAERESDDERLLDYWKACHILAA
- a CDS encoding cupin domain-containing protein, translating into MAYQLNLNWPEFLEKYWQKKPVVLKNALPNFIDPISPDELAGLAMEPEVDSRLVSHKEGKWQASNGPFEHFDGLGETGWSLLAQAVNHWHAPAAELVRPFRVLPDWRLDDLMISFSVPGGGVGPHIDQYDVFIIQGMGSRRWRVGDKLPMRQFCPHPALLHVDPFEPIIDEDLAPGDILYIPPGFPHDGFTHETALNYSVGFRGPNGRDLISSFADYALENDLGGEHYSDPDLTCREHPGRVEEYELERLRKMMIEMISQPDDFKQWFGSFISTPRHELDIAPAEPEYTPEEVLDALQGGETLTRLSGLRVLNIGGSFFINSEQLETVDATAADALCRYTELGQAELGAALQNPAFVEELTGLINQGYWFFDE
- a CDS encoding SH3 domain-containing protein, translating into MSPFVELPVSASVKTLMGVYTRKESPSVFAPVARELPEGSRISVQATVVGDAVQGNPHWYRIDEDTFIWSGACTHIDPCPEFPPCTRVNWTAVVFEVR
- a CDS encoding carboxymuconolactone decarboxylase family protein, with the translated sequence MSTRVNHHKATPALAKALSDLSMAVSQTSIDPALKHLIDIRVSQLNGCTFCLDMHSKEAKIAGERELRLYHLTAWRESPLFSAREKAALAFTEALTQIGPHGVSDVLYRSVAEHYSEIEISELNFAIVAINAWNRLGITSRMEPGALDGAYGLNKANLE
- a CDS encoding DUF2171 domain-containing protein — its product is MVNKSEIKEHTPVVASCGHHVGTVDHLDGERIKLAKNDSESGGKHHYIPLEWVDKIEGNKVVLNKNHEETFASWQEA
- a CDS encoding DUF1127 domain-containing protein, which produces MEFYENRAKRPFAVFIWMGRAVKKWYRINRTRRILSQMSDEQLKDVGLSRFDV
- a CDS encoding PLP-dependent aminotransferase family protein — translated: MKPGYHDIYTRYRDNITRGILKPGDKVPAIRVLAEELKVARKTVETAYAILIGEGYLVSQGARGTRVNPDLTLPVTPPPPDDPLTGQLPESLVSQRERAGFLRPGVPALDSFPYKKWLLLAGQAVRAMRQEEMLNPPVMGWGPLRQAIASYLNISRGLSCTPEQVLITSGYSGSLRLILDTLASRNDKVVFEDPGYFMGQQLLRRIVPRLHTVPVDRSGIDTDYLLRHHADARFAIVTPSHQSPLAVTLSLPRRQQLLDWAGQNEAWIIEDDYDGEFHYTRKVLPSLKSLDRQDRVIYMGTFSKTVMPSLRLGYVVMPASTVSAFNDCADLLASGQPVLTQKILAAFLNDGHFFRHLKKMRALYQQRRDWMIAALHEVYGDRFFTEQNDGGMHIVAFLTNGSCDQEIAHCWQQQQLQVNALSAWYSGSVKRYGLVMGYNNVRSYDEAVALLTRPKIQTCNLLK
- a CDS encoding DUF4282 domain-containing protein: MKSLLGFDYLLTPRVLVFFYWIAMLFILIGGIYSMFTEHLIAGFFGMLFSLIGTRVMFELIMVAFKNNEYLRRIAENTGKSTVE
- a CDS encoding helix-turn-helix domain-containing protein, which produces MSNTTLNNPTAATKKTFSVADFKVFGERYGIDYRFPLLTDTCASTSPVLHGDVEEMILPSGISLTHSDVRVLQPYETTSRHSSPLYVLVVLEGCVTLTLSGEVYAVHPGMAFSARLSEQQAMSARHDANIALKTLSFGVYPDDARRESLLASLLEQWEKLNAPTFVWQVPDFVLAGIQHARQRERSSLSRQLLLEGVMYQLLGHGLHLREQQGTALPGTSGGEHARLEQIRHLLAQAPEQDYTLAQLAARAAMSPSSLRSKFRQAYGCTVFDYLRDCRLAQARRYLLEGHSVQQAAWMSGYQHATNFATAFRRRYGVCPGAVRSDR